One Bradyrhizobium zhanjiangense DNA segment encodes these proteins:
- a CDS encoding CoA transferase subunit A, whose translation MNKVYLDAKSALDGILKDGMMIMSGGFGLCGIAEALSDAIRDSGAKGLTVVSNNAGVDGIGLSRLLETRQIKKMISSYVGENKLFAQQFLAGELELEFNPQGTLAERIRAGGAGIPAFYTKTGVGTLIAEGKEVKEFDGEKYLMERGLFADLAIVHAWKGDTAGNLIYRKTARNFNPMMATAAKITVAEVEHLVPAGELNPDHIHTPGIFVKRIIEVGTAKKRIEFRNTRPRPSAAATGEEV comes from the coding sequence ATGAACAAGGTCTATCTCGACGCCAAGTCGGCTCTCGATGGCATTCTCAAGGACGGCATGATGATCATGTCGGGCGGTTTCGGCCTCTGCGGCATCGCCGAGGCGCTGTCGGACGCGATCCGCGACTCCGGCGCCAAGGGCCTGACGGTGGTCTCCAACAATGCCGGCGTCGACGGCATCGGGCTCAGCCGCCTGCTGGAAACCCGGCAGATCAAGAAGATGATCTCCTCCTATGTCGGCGAGAACAAGCTGTTCGCCCAGCAATTTCTCGCCGGCGAGCTGGAACTCGAATTCAATCCGCAGGGCACGCTGGCCGAGCGCATTCGTGCCGGCGGCGCAGGTATCCCGGCCTTCTACACCAAGACCGGCGTCGGCACGCTGATCGCCGAAGGCAAGGAAGTGAAGGAGTTCGACGGCGAGAAGTATCTGATGGAGCGCGGCCTGTTCGCCGACCTCGCCATCGTGCATGCCTGGAAGGGCGACACCGCCGGCAACCTCATCTACCGCAAGACCGCGCGCAACTTTAACCCGATGATGGCGACCGCCGCCAAGATCACGGTGGCCGAGGTCGAGCATCTGGTTCCGGCCGGTGAACTCAATCCGGATCACATCCACACCCCCGGGATTTTCGTGAAGCGCATCATCGAGGTCGGCACGGCCAAGAAGCGCATCGAATTTCGCAACACCCGGCCGCGTCCGTCTGCGGCTGCAACGGGAGAAGAAGTCTGA